Genomic DNA from Streptomyces sp. AM 2-1-1:
CGTGCGCACCGCCGGCCGGCTCTCGCGGACCCCGGCGACCAGGGCGATGCCGTCGACCGGTCCGCCGCCCTGGGGCGGGACCGCTCCGGCCGCGCCCAGCACCCCGCCCAGCTCCGCGTCGACCAGCATGACGTCGTAGCCGCGGCCCTCGGTGGCGGCGCGTTCCAGGCAGCGCAGCGCGGCCGGGCCGCTGCCGGCGGCTGCCACGTCCACGTCCGGCTCGGCGGCGAGTGCCGCGGCGAGCGATTCGGCGAAAATGCGATGGTCGTCGACCACGAGAACCCGGATACGGGCCACGTCTACCCCCCAGTGGGACGGTCCCGGTCCGACGTCCTGAGGCCGGACCCGGGTGGGGACGCGTCGAGGCGGTCGTGACGCCCGAGTCCCGCAGGGGGAGAGCCGCCCGCACGGACCCGCCGCGCGCGCCGAGCCGCCACCTGCGCCCGGGTGCCGCACCGCCCCTCTCGGCCCCTGAACGGCACCGGCCCCCACCGGTGCTGCCCATCAGCGTACGGGCGTACGGAGGGCCGGGAAGGCCAAACGCGGAAGTGACCGTCCTCGGCGTTCAGGGGGTGCTTCCTGGCCGTTGTGGGACGGATGGGGGACGGAAGTGGACGAACGGGGGCGGATTCTGTGCCGGTCCGGGCCCCTGGCCGGGCACACGCGCGGCAGAGCGCCGGGAGCCGGCCGTGGGGCCGGTCCCGGCGCTCTGCCGCGCGGATCGGGTGCGGGTGCGGGCAGGCCCTCAGGCCAGGCGGCGTGCGCCCTGCGAGGGGACCGCGGCGAAGACGCCCGGGGCGGCGTGGCCGGCCGCGGCGAAGGCGTCGAGCACCGAGGCGGTGACCGCTTCCGCGTCGGCCTCCTCGACCAGCACGATCGCCGAACCGCCGAAGCCACCGCCGGTCATGCGGGCGCCGAGCGCCCCGGCCGCGTTCGCGCTCGCCACGGCGAGGTCGAGCTCCGCGCAGGAGACCCGCAGGTCGTCACGGAGCGAGGTGTGGCCCTCGGTGAGCACGGGGCCCGCCGCACGCACGTCGCCGGAGTCGAGCAGGGCGATGACCCGCTCGACCCGCGCGTTGTCGCCGACCACGTGGCGTACGTAGCGCACCACGGACTCGTCCGCGCCGGCCGCCTTCAGCCGGTCGAGGGCGTCGGGGAGGTCCTCGTACGCCAGCTCGCGCAGCTTGCCGAGCGAGAGCAGGCGGGCGCCCTCCTCGCAGCCGGCCCGGCGCTCGGCGTAGGCGCCGTCGCCGAGCGCGTGCTTGACACGGGTGTCCACGACCAGCAGCCGCAGCCCGTGGGCGGCCAGGTCGAAGGGCACCTGCCGCACCGCGAGGTCGCGGGTGTCCAGGTGGAGGGCGTGGCCCTCGGTGCAGCAGGCGGAGGCCATCTGGTCCATGACACCGCAGGGCACGCCGACGAAGTCGTTCTCGGCGGCCTGGCCGAGGACCGCCAGCTCCGCCGCGCTCAGGCCGAGGCCGAAGAGGTCGTTCAGCGCGAGCGCCACGACCACTTCGAGGGCGGCGGACGAGGAGAGCCCGGCGCCGGTCGGCACGGTGGAGGTGACCTGGATGTCCGCGCCGGTGATCTCGTGCCCGGCCCGCCGCAGCGCCCAGACGACACCGGCCGGGTACGCGGCCCAGCCGTGGCCCTCGTGCGGGGTCAGGCCGTCGAGGGCGAGCTGCACGATGCCGCCGGGGAC
This window encodes:
- the galK gene encoding galactokinase, with the translated sequence MTGTTGATTAETVATTGPTDQADFVASFRALYGTEPEGVWAAPGRVNLIGEYTDFNDGFVMPLALPHTARAAVARRTDGQLRLHSTDVPGGIVQLALDGLTPHEGHGWAAYPAGVVWALRRAGHEITGADIQVTSTVPTGAGLSSSAALEVVVALALNDLFGLGLSAAELAVLGQAAENDFVGVPCGVMDQMASACCTEGHALHLDTRDLAVRQVPFDLAAHGLRLLVVDTRVKHALGDGAYAERRAGCEEGARLLSLGKLRELAYEDLPDALDRLKAAGADESVVRYVRHVVGDNARVERVIALLDSGDVRAAGPVLTEGHTSLRDDLRVSCAELDLAVASANAAGALGARMTGGGFGGSAIVLVEEADAEAVTASVLDAFAAAGHAAPGVFAAVPSQGARRLA